One part of the Mycobacterium marinum genome encodes these proteins:
- a CDS encoding ABC transporter ATP-binding protein — protein MGVAIEVNGLTKSFGSSRIWEDVTLTIPAGEVSVLLGPSGTGKSVFLKSLIGLLRPERGSILIDGTDIIECSAKELYEIRTLFGVLFQDGALFGSMNLYDNTAFPLREHTKKKESEIRDIVMEKLAMVGLTGDEKKFPGEISGGMRKRAGLARALVLDPQIILCDEPDSGLDPVRTAYLSQLIMDINAQIDATILIVTHNINIARTVPDNMGMLFRKHLVMFGPREVLLTSDEPVVRQFLNGRRIGPIGMSEEKDEATMAEEQAMIDAGQHAGGTEDIEGVPPQIQATPGMPERKAVARRQARVREMLHTLPKDAQAAILEDLEGTHR, from the coding sequence ATGGGCGTCGCTATCGAGGTCAACGGACTGACAAAGTCCTTCGGATCCTCGAGGATTTGGGAAGACGTCACGCTGACGATCCCGGCCGGGGAGGTCAGCGTGTTGCTTGGTCCCTCCGGTACTGGCAAGTCGGTGTTCCTGAAGTCCCTGATCGGTCTGCTGCGCCCAGAGCGCGGCTCGATCCTCATCGATGGCACCGACATCATCGAATGTTCGGCCAAGGAGCTCTACGAGATCCGGACGTTGTTCGGTGTGCTGTTCCAGGACGGTGCGCTGTTCGGGTCGATGAACCTCTATGACAACACCGCCTTCCCGCTGCGTGAGCACACCAAGAAGAAGGAAAGCGAAATCCGTGACATCGTCATGGAGAAGCTGGCCATGGTCGGTCTCACCGGTGATGAGAAGAAGTTCCCCGGTGAGATCTCCGGTGGTATGCGCAAGCGCGCCGGCCTGGCCAGGGCGCTGGTTCTCGACCCGCAGATCATTCTCTGCGACGAGCCCGACTCGGGTCTGGACCCCGTCCGTACCGCCTATCTGAGCCAGTTGATCATGGACATCAACGCCCAGATCGATGCCACCATCCTGATCGTGACGCACAACATCAACATCGCGCGCACCGTGCCGGACAACATGGGCATGTTGTTCCGTAAGCACCTGGTCATGTTCGGCCCCCGCGAGGTGCTGCTCACCAGCGATGAGCCCGTGGTTCGGCAGTTCCTCAACGGCCGCCGCATCGGCCCGATCGGCATGTCCGAGGAAAAGGACGAGGCCACCATGGCCGAAGAGCAGGCCATGATCGACGCCGGACAGCACGCCGGCGGCACCGAGGACATCGAGGGTGTGCCACCGCAGATCCAAGCGACTCCGGGCATGCCGGAACGTAAGGCCGTCGCCCGCCGCCAGGCGCGGGTTCGCGAGATGCTGCACACGCTGCCCAAGGACGCCCAGGCGGCAATCCTCGAGGACCTCGAGGGCACCCACCGCTGA
- a CDS encoding DNA-directed RNA polymerase subunit beta → MADFRQTDASLHQGRPQSSSNSSVPGAPNRVSFAKLREPLEVPGLLDVQTDSFEWLIGSQRWRESAAQRGDATPVGGLEEVLYELSPIEDFSGSMSLSFSDPRFDEVKAPVDECKDKDMTYAAPLFVTAEFINNNTGEIKSQTVFMGDFPMMTEKGTFIINGTERVVVSQLVRSPGVYFDETIDKSTDKLLHSVKVIPSRGAWLEFDVDKRDTVGVRIDRKRRQPVTVLLKALGWSNEQIHERFGFSEIMMGTLEKDNTAGTDEALLDIYRKLRPGEPPTKESAQTLLENLFFKEKRYDLARVGRYKVNKKLGLNAGQPITSSTLTEEDVVATIEYLVRLHEGQTAMTAPGGVEVPVETDDIDHFGNRRLRTVGELIQNQIRVGMSRMERVVRERMTTQDVEAITPQTLINIRPVVAAIKEFFGTSQLSQFMDQNNPLSGLTHKRRLSALGPGGLSRERAGLEVRDVHPSHYGRMCPIETPEGPNIGLIGSLSVYARVNPFGFIETPYRKVVDGVVSDEIHYLTADEEDRHVVAQANSPIDAQGRFVEPRVLVRRKAGEVEYVPSSEVDYMDVSPRQMVSVATAMIPFLEHDDANRALMGANMQRQAVPLVRSEAPLVGTGMELRAAIDAGDVVVADKAGVIEEVSADYITVMADDGTRHTYRMRKFARSNHGTCANQSPIVDAGERVEAGQVIADGPCTQNGEMALGKNLLVAIMPWEGHNYEDAIILSNRLVEEDVLTSIHIEEHEIDARDTKLGAEEITRDIPNVSDEVLADLDERGIVRIGAEVRDGDILVGKVTPKGETELTPEERLLRAIFGEKAREVRDTSLKVPHGESGKVIGIRVFSREDDDELPAGVNELVRVYVAQKRKISDGDKLAGRHGNKGVIGKILPAEDMPFLPDGTPVDIILNTHGVPRRMNIGQILETHLGWVAKSGWNIDVANGVPEWAGKLPENLLSAQPDSIVSTPVFDGAQEAELQGLLSATLPNRDGEVLVDADGKAKLFDGRSGEPFPYPVTVGYMYIMKLHHLVDDKIHARSTGPYSMITQQPLGGKAQFGGQRFGEMECWAMQAYGAAYTLQELLTIKSDDTVGRVKVYEAIVKGENIPEPGIPESFKVLLKELQSLCLNVEVLSSDGAAIELREGEDEDLERAAANLGINLSRNESASVEDLA, encoded by the coding sequence TTGGCTGATTTCCGCCAGACAGACGCTAGTCTCCATCAGGGTCGCCCGCAAAGTTCTTCAAACAGCTCCGTACCGGGGGCGCCCAACCGGGTTTCGTTTGCCAAGCTTCGCGAACCGCTTGAAGTGCCCGGGTTGCTGGACGTTCAGACCGATTCGTTCGAGTGGCTGATCGGCTCGCAGCGCTGGCGCGAATCGGCTGCCCAGCGCGGTGACGCCACCCCGGTAGGTGGGCTTGAAGAGGTGCTCTACGAGCTCTCGCCGATCGAGGACTTCTCCGGATCGATGTCGCTGTCGTTCTCCGACCCCCGCTTCGACGAAGTCAAGGCGCCGGTCGATGAGTGCAAAGACAAGGACATGACGTACGCGGCCCCGCTGTTCGTCACGGCCGAGTTCATCAACAACAACACCGGTGAGATCAAGAGCCAGACGGTGTTCATGGGTGACTTCCCGATGATGACCGAGAAGGGCACCTTCATCATCAACGGGACCGAGCGTGTGGTGGTCAGCCAGCTCGTCCGGTCGCCGGGTGTCTACTTCGACGAGACCATCGACAAGTCCACCGACAAGCTGCTGCACAGCGTCAAGGTGATTCCCAGCCGTGGTGCTTGGCTGGAATTCGACGTCGACAAGCGCGACACCGTGGGCGTGCGTATCGACCGCAAGCGTCGCCAGCCGGTTACCGTGCTGCTCAAGGCCCTGGGTTGGTCCAACGAGCAGATCCACGAGCGGTTCGGTTTCTCCGAGATCATGATGGGGACGCTGGAGAAGGACAACACCGCCGGCACCGATGAGGCGCTGCTGGACATCTACCGCAAGCTGCGTCCGGGCGAGCCGCCGACCAAGGAGTCCGCGCAGACCCTGCTGGAGAACCTGTTCTTCAAGGAGAAGCGCTACGACCTGGCCCGGGTGGGCCGGTACAAGGTCAACAAGAAGCTCGGCCTGAACGCCGGCCAGCCCATCACCAGCTCGACGCTGACCGAGGAAGACGTCGTCGCCACCATCGAATACCTGGTCCGCTTGCACGAGGGCCAGACCGCGATGACCGCTCCGGGCGGTGTCGAGGTGCCGGTCGAGACCGACGACATCGACCACTTCGGCAACCGCCGGTTGCGCACGGTGGGTGAGCTGATCCAGAACCAGATCCGGGTCGGCATGTCGCGGATGGAGCGGGTGGTCCGGGAGCGGATGACCACCCAGGACGTCGAGGCGATCACGCCGCAGACGCTGATCAACATCCGTCCGGTCGTTGCGGCGATCAAGGAGTTCTTCGGAACCAGCCAGCTGTCGCAGTTCATGGACCAGAACAACCCGCTCTCCGGTCTCACCCACAAGCGCCGCCTCTCGGCGCTGGGGCCGGGCGGTCTGTCCCGTGAGCGCGCCGGTCTGGAAGTTCGTGACGTGCACCCGTCGCACTACGGCCGGATGTGCCCGATCGAGACGCCGGAAGGGCCGAACATCGGTCTGATCGGTTCACTGTCGGTGTACGCCCGGGTCAACCCGTTCGGGTTCATCGAGACGCCCTACCGCAAGGTGGTCGACGGGGTCGTTTCCGACGAGATCCACTACCTGACCGCCGACGAGGAGGACCGCCACGTCGTGGCGCAGGCCAATTCGCCGATCGACGCGCAGGGCCGTTTCGTCGAGCCGCGCGTCCTGGTCCGTCGGAAGGCGGGCGAGGTCGAGTACGTGCCCTCGTCAGAGGTGGACTACATGGACGTGTCGCCGCGCCAGATGGTGTCGGTGGCCACCGCGATGATTCCGTTCCTCGAGCACGATGACGCCAACCGCGCCCTGATGGGTGCCAACATGCAGCGCCAGGCGGTCCCGCTGGTGCGCAGCGAGGCACCGCTGGTCGGTACCGGTATGGAGTTGCGCGCGGCGATCGACGCCGGCGACGTCGTCGTTGCCGACAAGGCCGGGGTGATCGAGGAGGTGTCCGCCGACTACATCACCGTGATGGCCGACGACGGCACCCGGCACACCTACCGGATGCGCAAGTTCGCCCGCTCCAACCACGGCACCTGCGCCAACCAGAGCCCCATCGTGGACGCTGGTGAGCGCGTCGAGGCCGGCCAGGTGATCGCGGACGGTCCGTGTACTCAAAACGGTGAGATGGCGCTGGGTAAGAACCTGCTGGTGGCGATCATGCCGTGGGAGGGACACAACTACGAGGACGCCATCATCCTGTCCAACCGCCTGGTCGAAGAGGACGTGCTGACCTCGATCCACATCGAGGAACACGAGATCGACGCGCGCGACACCAAGCTGGGCGCCGAGGAGATCACCCGGGACATCCCGAACGTCTCCGATGAGGTGCTCGCCGACCTGGACGAGCGCGGTATCGTGCGCATCGGTGCCGAGGTCCGCGACGGCGACATCCTGGTCGGCAAGGTCACCCCCAAGGGTGAGACCGAGCTGACCCCGGAGGAGCGGCTGCTGCGGGCGATCTTCGGTGAGAAGGCCCGCGAGGTCCGCGACACCTCGCTGAAGGTGCCGCACGGTGAGTCCGGCAAGGTGATCGGCATTCGGGTGTTCTCCCGCGAGGACGACGACGAGCTGCCGGCCGGTGTCAACGAACTGGTCCGCGTCTACGTGGCCCAGAAGCGCAAGATCTCCGACGGTGACAAGCTGGCCGGTCGTCACGGCAACAAGGGCGTCATCGGCAAGATCCTGCCCGCCGAGGACATGCCGTTCCTGCCGGATGGCACGCCGGTCGACATCATCCTGAACACCCACGGTGTGCCGCGACGGATGAACATCGGTCAGATTCTGGAAACCCACCTTGGTTGGGTCGCCAAGTCCGGCTGGAACATCGACGTCGCCAACGGAGTGCCGGAGTGGGCGGGCAAGCTGCCCGAAAACCTGCTCTCGGCTCAACCGGACAGCATCGTGTCCACCCCGGTGTTCGACGGCGCGCAGGAGGCCGAGCTCCAAGGCCTGCTGTCGGCCACGCTGCCCAACCGTGACGGAGAGGTGCTCGTCGACGCTGACGGCAAGGCCAAGCTGTTCGATGGCCGCAGCGGCGAGCCGTTCCCGTACCCGGTGACGGTTGGCTACATGTACATCATGAAGCTGCACCACTTGGTGGACGACAAGATCCACGCCCGTTCCACCGGCCCGTACTCGATGATCACCCAGCAGCCGTTGGGTGGTAAGGCGCAGTTCGGTGGCCAGCGGTTCGGTGAGATGGAGTGTTGGGCCATGCAGGCCTACGGCGCGGCGTACACGCTGCAGGAGCTGTTGACCATCAAATCCGACGACACCGTCGGACGCGTCAAGGTCTACGAGGCGATCGTCAAGGGCGAGAACATCCCCGAGCCGGGTATTCCCGAGTCGTTCAAGGTGCTGCTCAAGGAGCTGCAATCGCTGTGCCTCAACGTCGAGGTGCTCTCGTCCGATGGTGCAGCGATCGAGCTGCGCGAAGGTGAGGACGAAGACCTCGAACGGGCTGCGGCCAACCTCGGAATCAACCTGTCTCGCAACGAATCTGCGTCTGTCGAAGATCTCGCTTGA
- a CDS encoding DNA-directed RNA polymerase subunit beta' produces the protein MLDVNFFDELRIGLATAEDIRQWSYGEVKKPETINYRTLKPEKDGLFCEKIFGPTRDWECYCGKYKRVRFKGIICERCGVEVTRAKVRRERMGHIELAAPVTHIWYFKGVPSRLGYLLDLAPKDLEKIIYFAAYVITSVDNEMRHNELSTLEAEMMVERKAVEDQRDADLEARAQKLEADLAELEAEGAKADARRKVRDSGEREMRQLRDRAQRELDRLEDIWSTFTKLAPKQLIVDENLYRELQDRYGEYFTGAMGAESIQKLIETFDIDAEAEILRDVIRNGKGQKKLRALKRLKVVAAFQQSGNSPMGMVLDAVPVIPPELRPMVQLDGGRFATSDLNDLYRRVINRNNRLKRLIDLGAPEIIVNNEKRMLQESVDALFDNGRRGRPVTGPGNRPLKSLSDLLKGKQGRFRQNLLGKRVDYSGRSVIVVGPQLKLHQCGLPKLMALELFKPFVMKRLVDLNHAQNIKSAKRMVERQRPQVWDVLEEVIAEHPVLLNRAPTLHRLGIQAFEPMLVEGKAIQLHPLVCEAFNADFDGDQMAVHLPLSAEAQAEARILMLSSNNILSPASGRPLAMPRLDMVTGLYYLTTEVEGDKGAYQPAGQDSPETGVYSSPAEAIMAADRGVLSVRAKIKVRLTQLRPPAEIEDALFGHNGWQPGDAWTAETTLGRVLFNELLPLGYAFVNKQMHKKVQAAIINDLAERYPMIVVAQTVDKLKDSGFYWATRSGVTVSMADVLVPPRKKEILDSYEERAEKVEKQFQRGALNHDERNEALVEIWKEATDEVGQALREHYPADNPIITIVDSGATGNFTQTRTLAGMKGLVTNPKGEFIPRPIKSSFREGLTVLEYFINTHGARKGLADTALRTADSGYLTRRLVDVSQDVIVREHDCQTERGIMVELAERQGDGTLIRDPYIETSAYARTLGADAVDEAGNVVVARGEDLGDPEIEACLAAGITQVKVRSVLTCTTGTGVCATCYGRSMATGKLVDIGEAVGIVAAQSIGEPGTQLTMRTFHQGGVGEDITGGLPRVQELFEARVPRGKAPIADVTGRVRLEDGERFYKITIVPDDGGEEVVYDKLSKRQRLRVFKHEDGSERVLSDGDHVEVGQQLMEGSADPHEVLRVQGPREVQIHLVREVQEVYRAQGVSIHDKHIEVIVRQMLRRVTIIDSGATEFLPGSLIDRAEFEAENRRVVAESGEPAAGRPVLMGITKASLATDSWLSAASFQETTRVLTDAAINCRSDKLNGLKENVIIGKLIPAGTGINRYRNIAVQPTEEARAAAYTIPSYEDQYYSPDFGQATGAAVPLDDYGYSDYR, from the coding sequence GTGCTAGACGTCAACTTCTTCGATGAGCTCCGGATCGGCCTGGCTACCGCGGAGGACATCCGTCAGTGGTCCTACGGCGAGGTCAAGAAGCCGGAGACCATCAACTACCGGACCTTGAAGCCCGAGAAGGACGGCCTGTTCTGCGAGAAGATCTTCGGACCGACTCGCGACTGGGAGTGCTACTGCGGCAAGTACAAGCGCGTTCGCTTCAAGGGCATCATCTGTGAGCGCTGTGGCGTCGAGGTGACTCGGGCCAAGGTGCGTCGTGAGCGGATGGGCCACATCGAGTTGGCCGCGCCTGTCACCCACATCTGGTACTTCAAGGGCGTCCCGTCGCGGTTGGGGTACCTGTTGGACCTGGCGCCGAAGGATCTCGAGAAGATCATCTACTTCGCCGCATACGTGATCACCTCGGTCGACAACGAAATGCGCCACAACGAGCTGTCCACGCTCGAGGCCGAAATGATGGTGGAGCGCAAGGCCGTCGAGGACCAGCGCGATGCCGATCTGGAAGCCCGTGCCCAGAAGCTGGAGGCCGACCTGGCCGAGCTCGAGGCCGAGGGCGCGAAAGCCGACGCGCGGCGCAAGGTCCGTGACAGCGGTGAGCGCGAGATGCGTCAGCTGCGCGACCGGGCCCAGCGTGAGCTGGACCGGCTCGAGGACATCTGGAGCACCTTCACCAAGCTGGCCCCCAAGCAGCTGATCGTCGACGAGAACCTCTACCGGGAACTGCAGGACCGCTACGGCGAGTACTTCACCGGTGCCATGGGCGCGGAGTCGATCCAGAAGCTGATCGAGACCTTCGACATCGACGCCGAAGCCGAGATCCTGCGGGACGTCATTCGCAATGGCAAGGGGCAGAAGAAGCTTCGTGCCCTCAAGCGCCTGAAGGTGGTCGCCGCCTTCCAGCAATCGGGCAACTCTCCGATGGGAATGGTGCTCGATGCGGTGCCGGTGATTCCGCCGGAGCTGCGCCCGATGGTGCAGCTCGACGGTGGCCGCTTCGCCACCAGCGACCTCAACGACCTGTACCGCCGCGTGATCAACCGCAACAACCGTCTCAAGAGGCTGATCGACCTCGGCGCACCCGAGATCATCGTCAACAACGAGAAGCGGATGCTGCAGGAGTCGGTGGACGCGCTGTTCGACAACGGCCGTCGCGGCCGGCCGGTTACCGGTCCGGGTAACCGCCCGCTCAAGTCGCTGTCCGATCTGCTCAAGGGCAAGCAGGGCCGGTTCCGTCAGAACCTGCTCGGTAAGCGTGTTGACTACTCGGGCCGTTCGGTGATCGTGGTCGGTCCCCAGCTCAAGCTGCACCAGTGTGGTCTGCCCAAGCTGATGGCGCTGGAACTGTTCAAGCCGTTCGTGATGAAGCGACTGGTCGACCTCAACCACGCGCAGAACATCAAGAGCGCCAAGCGGATGGTGGAGCGCCAGCGTCCGCAGGTGTGGGACGTGCTCGAGGAAGTCATTGCAGAGCACCCGGTGCTGCTCAACCGCGCGCCCACCCTGCACCGCCTCGGCATCCAGGCCTTCGAACCGATGCTGGTGGAAGGCAAGGCCATTCAGCTGCACCCGTTGGTGTGTGAGGCGTTCAACGCCGACTTCGACGGTGACCAGATGGCCGTGCACCTGCCGCTGAGCGCCGAGGCTCAGGCCGAGGCGCGCATTCTGATGCTGTCGAGTAACAACATCCTGTCGCCGGCCTCGGGTCGCCCGCTGGCCATGCCGCGACTGGACATGGTGACCGGGTTGTACTACCTGACCACCGAGGTCGAGGGTGACAAGGGTGCCTACCAGCCCGCTGGGCAGGACAGCCCGGAGACGGGTGTGTACTCGTCACCGGCGGAAGCCATCATGGCGGCCGACCGGGGCGTGCTCTCGGTCCGCGCCAAGATCAAGGTGCGGCTGACGCAACTGCGTCCCCCGGCCGAGATCGAGGACGCGCTGTTCGGCCACAACGGCTGGCAGCCGGGCGATGCGTGGACGGCCGAGACCACCTTGGGTCGTGTGTTGTTCAACGAGCTGCTGCCGCTGGGCTACGCCTTCGTGAACAAGCAGATGCACAAGAAGGTGCAGGCCGCGATCATCAACGACCTGGCCGAGCGCTACCCGATGATCGTGGTCGCGCAGACCGTCGACAAGCTCAAGGACTCCGGTTTCTACTGGGCGACCCGCAGTGGTGTCACGGTCTCGATGGCCGACGTGCTGGTGCCGCCGCGCAAGAAGGAGATCCTCGACTCCTACGAGGAGCGGGCGGAGAAGGTCGAGAAGCAGTTCCAGCGTGGTGCTCTGAACCATGACGAGCGCAACGAGGCACTGGTGGAGATCTGGAAGGAAGCCACCGACGAGGTCGGCCAGGCGCTGCGCGAGCACTACCCGGCCGACAACCCGATCATCACGATCGTCGACTCGGGCGCCACGGGTAACTTCACCCAGACTCGAACGCTGGCCGGCATGAAGGGTCTGGTGACCAACCCCAAGGGTGAGTTCATCCCACGCCCGATCAAATCCTCGTTCCGTGAGGGCCTGACCGTGTTGGAGTACTTCATCAACACCCACGGTGCCCGAAAGGGCTTGGCGGACACCGCACTGCGTACCGCCGACTCCGGCTACCTGACCCGTCGTCTGGTGGACGTCAGCCAGGATGTGATCGTGCGCGAGCACGACTGCCAGACTGAGCGCGGCATCATGGTCGAGCTGGCCGAGCGTCAGGGCGACGGCACGCTGATCCGCGACCCGTACATCGAGACCTCGGCGTACGCGCGGACCCTGGGCGCCGACGCTGTCGATGAGGCCGGCAATGTCGTTGTGGCGCGTGGTGAGGACTTGGGCGACCCGGAGATCGAGGCCTGCCTGGCGGCGGGTATCACCCAGGTCAAGGTTCGCTCGGTGTTGACCTGCACCACGGGCACCGGTGTGTGCGCGACCTGCTACGGACGTTCGATGGCGACCGGCAAGCTGGTCGACATCGGTGAGGCAGTCGGCATCGTCGCCGCCCAATCCATCGGTGAACCCGGCACGCAGCTGACGATGCGTACCTTCCACCAGGGTGGTGTGGGTGAGGACATCACCGGCGGTCTGCCGCGTGTCCAGGAGCTCTTCGAGGCTCGGGTTCCGCGTGGTAAGGCGCCTATCGCCGATGTCACCGGTCGGGTCCGGCTCGAGGACGGTGAGCGCTTCTACAAGATCACCATCGTCCCCGACGATGGCGGCGAGGAAGTCGTCTACGACAAGCTGTCCAAGCGGCAGCGGCTGCGGGTGTTCAAGCACGAGGACGGCTCGGAGCGGGTGCTTTCCGACGGCGACCACGTCGAGGTGGGCCAGCAGCTGATGGAAGGCTCTGCCGACCCGCACGAGGTGCTGCGTGTGCAGGGCCCGCGTGAGGTGCAGATCCACTTGGTCCGCGAGGTCCAGGAGGTCTACCGGGCCCAGGGTGTGTCGATCCACGACAAGCACATCGAGGTGATCGTGCGCCAGATGCTGCGCCGGGTCACCATCATCGACTCGGGCGCGACGGAGTTCCTGCCCGGCTCGCTGATCGACCGTGCGGAGTTCGAGGCGGAGAACCGCCGGGTGGTGGCCGAAAGCGGCGAGCCCGCGGCCGGTCGTCCGGTGCTGATGGGTATCACCAAGGCATCGCTGGCCACCGACTCGTGGCTGTCGGCGGCGTCGTTCCAGGAGACCACGCGAGTGCTGACCGATGCGGCGATCAACTGCCGCAGCGACAAGCTCAACGGTCTGAAGGAGAACGTGATCATCGGAAAGCTGATCCCGGCTGGTACCGGTATCAACCGCTACCGCAACATCGCGGTGCAGCCGACCGAAGAGGCACGTGCCGCGGCGTACACGATCCCGTCCTACGAGGACCAGTACTACAGCCCGGACTTCGGCCAGGCCACCGGTGCTGCGGTTCCGTTGGACGACTACGGCTACAGCGACTACCGGTAG